CGCGGTGCCGGCGGGCACGCCGATGACGTTGGAAACCGTCAGCCCCGAGAGGATCACCGCGACCGCCCGGCCGCGCTGGTCCTCCCGCACCAGGCTGACCGCAACCACCATGGCGACGCCGAAATAGCAACCATGCGCCACGGCAGTCGCAATGCGCAGCAGAAGCATCGAGGTGAAATCGGGCGCCAGCGCGCAGGCCACCTGGCCGAGGGTGAAAGCGATCGTCAGTCCGATCAGCAGCGTCTTGCGCGAGACTTTGCTGGTCATGAGCGCCAGCAGCGGGCCGCCGATGGCAATGCCGCAGGCATAGCCGGAGACGAGATATCCGGCGGTCGGCACCGAAACGCCGAGACCTTGCGCCACCTCCGGCAGCACACCGGCTATGACGAATTCGGTGGTGCCAAAGGCGAAGGCGGCAAGGAAAAGAGCAATCAGCGGCAGCATGGTTCAAAACATATGCGAGGAATGCATGGCCTCAAACCACGCCTGGGCGGGCGCGGCAATGGAGAAATTGTCGATACCGCTTTAGCTTTTCTTGAGTTCCGTCAGCTGGCCCTCAGCCGCGAGCCGCCGAGCAGGCCGCGCTCCTCGAGCACCGGATAGGCGATCGAGGCCAACAGCGAGTTGATCTGCTTCAGGTCGCGGATGGTGTCGAGGTGGATCGAGCTGGTCTCGATGCTCTTGGCGGTGCCTTCGCGCAGGCGCAGGAAATGGCTGGCGCTGGTTTCCTTCTCGCGCTCGCGCAACAGGTCCTTCTCCAGAACCAATTGCCTGGCGGTTTCCGGGTCGCGCGAGACGAGCACGTTGAAGGCGAGCCGCGCATTTGCAAGCACGGAAGAGTGGAAGGCGCAAAGCTCCTGCCAGCCTTCCGGCGTGAATTCCAGGCCGCGCTCCAGCTTCTTCCTGACATGCACCAGCATGTTGCGCACGATGATGTCGCCGACCTGCTCCAGCTTGACGCAGGCGCCGATCAGCTCCTGGCAGCGCAACGCCTCGTCCTCGGTCAGCGGGTTCCGAGTGACTTTGGCTAAGTAGAGCTTGATCGCGGCGTGCTTCCGGTCGACGCGGTCGTCGAGCGCGGCAAGCGCCTTGATCTTGGCGGGGTCGGCATCCTCATAAAGCTCGATGATGCGCTTCAGCATGATCTCGACCGTCTCGCAAACCCGCACCACCTCGCGCGTCGCGTTGGCCAACGCCTGGTTCGGCGTATCGAGGGCGCTCTCATTCAGCGCCGACAGCTCCACGACCTCGAGCGTGGCGGCCGGCTGCGGCGTGCTGCCCAGCGCCACGATCTTTTCGGAAGCGCGGTAGACGAGGCCGGCCAGCGGCAGTCCGGCCAGCAGGATCAGCACATTGAACAGGATGTGGGCGTTGACGATCTGATCGGGCGCGCTTCTGCCGAGGAAGCCGACATCCGGCTTGAAGGTCATGATCAGGACCAGCATGATCAGCGAGCCGAGGCCGCGCATCAAAAGATTGCCGACCGGCACGATGCGCACCTCGGGCGGCGCCGACCGCGTCAGCATCGGCGCAATCAGCGACGAGCCGAGATTGACGCCCAGCACCAGCACGACGCCCAGTTCCGGCGTGATCAGCCCGCGGCCCGCCAGTGTCGCCATCAAAAGCACCGCGGCGATGCTCGACTGGAACAGCCAGGTGACCAGCGCGGCTAACAGATAGGTGGTGATGGAGTCGCCGGAGAAATAATTGATGATCAGCGGCATCAGCTGGCTGTTGCGCAGCGGCTCCGACGCCTGGCCGATCATCTCCAGAGACAGGATCAGCAGGCCGACGCCGATCAGGATGCGGCCCGTCTGCCGCCAATCCCGCCGCTCGGTGGCCATGAACATGACCGTGCCAGCGATCAGGCAGAGCGGCACCAAAAGCGTCAGATCGAAGGTGAGCAGCTTGGCCACCAGCGCCGAACCGATCTCGGCGCCGCGCACCGCCAGTTGTCCGGCGGCGCCCGAAACGATGCCGGCGCCGGCGAAGGAGCCGACCAGCAGCGTCACCGCGGTTGAGCTCTGCAGCGCGACCGCCAGGCCGCAGCCTGTGAGCACCGCCATGACCGGATTGCGCATGGTGGCGCGCAGCCTGTGGCGCAGCACGTCACCATAGGCGCGCTCGACCCCTGTCTTCACCATGCGGGTGGCGAACAGCATCAGCGCCACCGCGCCGGCAAGGTGCAGGAGGACGACGGAGCCGCTCACAGCCAACCCCGCGGGGTAGCTCTGGCAGCGCGGAGAGAGGTACGAATCTTAGCCATCTCGAGGCCTGGAAATACACCAATTAAGATTAGCCGGATAATAGATTTTGTAATGCGGGGATCGTCTCCGCTCGACGGCGCATGTCGGAAATGAACGGAAAAGGCATTGGTTGCATGCGCCTGGCGGCTGCGCTTCGCTTCATGCTGCCCAACGCTTGGCGGCGTGGCCCGGGAAATCCGCAGCGTTGTTGAAGCGGCTTGAGCAAGCATCG
This region of Mesorhizobium sp. M2A.F.Ca.ET.046.03.2.1 genomic DNA includes:
- a CDS encoding Na/Pi cotransporter family protein translates to MSGSVVLLHLAGAVALMLFATRMVKTGVERAYGDVLRHRLRATMRNPVMAVLTGCGLAVALQSSTAVTLLVGSFAGAGIVSGAAGQLAVRGAEIGSALVAKLLTFDLTLLVPLCLIAGTVMFMATERRDWRQTGRILIGVGLLILSLEMIGQASEPLRNSQLMPLIINYFSGDSITTYLLAALVTWLFQSSIAAVLLMATLAGRGLITPELGVVLVLGVNLGSSLIAPMLTRSAPPEVRIVPVGNLLMRGLGSLIMLVLIMTFKPDVGFLGRSAPDQIVNAHILFNVLILLAGLPLAGLVYRASEKIVALGSTPQPAATLEVVELSALNESALDTPNQALANATREVVRVCETVEIMLKRIIELYEDADPAKIKALAALDDRVDRKHAAIKLYLAKVTRNPLTEDEALRCQELIGACVKLEQVGDIIVRNMLVHVRKKLERGLEFTPEGWQELCAFHSSVLANARLAFNVLVSRDPETARQLVLEKDLLREREKETSASHFLRLREGTAKSIETSSIHLDTIRDLKQINSLLASIAYPVLEERGLLGGSRLRAS